The stretch of DNA ACCAGCGGCGATCCCTGGCCTCCCGTCGCATGGATCATGAGTGTCCACGCCGCTACGTGGAGCCAGGAGAACCAGGCCCCCTGGCTCCTCGAGACGAAATGCACCGCGAGCTTCTGCAGCCAGGCCAGTGCCGCCGCGGCCAGCACTCCGATGACGACCAGGCGAACCGAGACCTGGTCGGGTGGCAGGAGGCCCACGGTTCCGGTCACGGCCGCGAGCGCGAAGAAGCGGAAACCGAGAATCAGGGACGACAGCGAGGCAGCGTCGGCTCGGACCGAGCGCGAATTCGGCGCTTCCAAGACAACTCCTTCTCAGACCAGCATCGGCTCGATCGCCAAGGAAGGCCTCGAGACCAAGACGTTTGGTTGTCGACCGAAGGAGCGAGCAACGGCCAGGGTCACGCATCGCGGAATTGGGGACCGCGAAGCCACGTATTTTCGTAACCTGCCCGGCTCGAAGCGTTCCTGGAGAGGCGGCCGGCTTCGAGGTCGAGTTCTGCTTCGTGTTGACGGAAAGGTAACATTCGAATCCCATGCGACCGCCAGAAAAATTCCCTCATTGATCATGGTTGTTGGGGCGCTCATCGGTAACGGATGTTGCGTCCAGATATGGGAATCTCGCTCTGTCGTCTCGATTCGGGAATATCCCAATCGCCTGGTGGGCTGTAGAGTCCCCGCCGACGAGGCAAGCTGGCGACCCACACGGAGATCGCGCCATGAGCAACTTCACCGCCGTCGATCGCTTCCTCGAGGACAAGCTCGAAGCCAGTCTCAGCGAGCTCGGCAAGCTCGTGGGTCAACCCAGTGTCGCCGCCCAGAACCTTGGAATGGAGGCGTGCGCGGAACTGGTGGCGCAGATGCTGCGCGTGAGGGGATTCACCACCGAGGTCATGCCCACCGGTGGCCCGCCGGTCGTGGTGGCGGAGCGCGCCGGCAAGAGCGATCGCACGCTTCTCATCTACAACCATTACGACGTTCAGCCGGCCGAGCCGCTCGATCTATGGAGCAGCCCGCCCTTCGAGGCCACGCGGCGCGACGGCAAGCTCTTCGGCCGCGGAGTGAGCGATGACAAGGGCCACATCGTCGCTCGTCTGCACGCCATCGACGCGCTGCTCGCAGCCGACGGCGAGCTGCCGTGCCGCGTGAAGTTCGTGATCGAGGGCGAGGAGGAGGTCAGCAGCGTCCACCTGCCCGCGTTCGTTCGCGGAAACAAGGCCCGGCTCGAAGCGGATGCCTGCCTGTGGGAGTTCGGCGGTGTCGATCATCGCGGCGTGCCGCTCCAGTACGCGGGACTGCGCGGCATCTGCTACGTGGAGCTGTCGGTCGAGACCGGAACGCTCGACGCACACTCCGGCGTCGGCGGATCGATCTTCCCCAACGCCGCGTGGCGACTGACGTGGGCGCTCGGCACCCTCAAAGGTGAGGACGAGCGCATCCGAATTCCGGGGCACTACGATGACGTGCGTCCGCCGAGCGCGCGGGATCGCGAGCTGATGTCGGCGTTGGCGGAGGTCGCGGGTGAGTACCGCGAGCGCTACGGGATCAAAGGATTCCTGCGCGGGCTCGAAGGCGGGGTGGATCTGCGCATCGCGGAAGTGTTCGAGCCCACCTGCACGATCTGTGGCCTCACCTCGGGCTATCAAGGTCCCGGCTCGAAGACCGT from Candidatus Eisenbacteria bacterium encodes:
- a CDS encoding M20/M25/M40 family metallo-hydrolase, whose product is MSNFTAVDRFLEDKLEASLSELGKLVGQPSVAAQNLGMEACAELVAQMLRVRGFTTEVMPTGGPPVVVAERAGKSDRTLLIYNHYDVQPAEPLDLWSSPPFEATRRDGKLFGRGVSDDKGHIVARLHAIDALLAADGELPCRVKFVIEGEEEVSSVHLPAFVRGNKARLEADACLWEFGGVDHRGVPLQYAGLRGICYVELSVETGTLDAHSGVGGSIFPNAAWRLTWALGTLKGEDERIRIPGHYDDVRPPSARDRELMSALAEVAGEYRERYGIKGFLRGLEGGVDLRIAEVFEPTCTICGLTSGYQGPGSKTVLPARASAKVDFRLVPDQTPEKTVKRLRAHLDAEGFSDVQIEFLGGEPPGRTDPDHPFIRLVAETATEVYGRPMQVVPMVGGSGPNHAFLHELDVPVATAGMGYPDTRAHAPDENIRVDLYLQHARHVARLLRAFADQRG